The genomic interval CCCGCCCTCCTCCCCCCGTACGCTCCCCCTCCATGCCCGACGAAACCAAAATCATCTACTCCATGCGGAACCTGAACAAGGTTTACGACCGCAAGGTCATCCTCAAGGACGTCAACGTCTCGTACTTCTACGGGGCCAAGATCGGGGTGCTGGGGCTCAATGGCGCGGGCAAGTCGACGCTGCTGAAGATCATCGCCGGGACGGACAAGAAGTTCGAGGGTGAGGTGCAGATGCAGCCCGGCTACACCGTCGGCTACCTCCAGCAGGAGCCGCCGCTGCCGGACGACGCGACCGTGGAGGAGGTCGTGAACTCCGCCGTCCAGCCCATCCACGACCTGATGGCCGAGTACGACGCGCTGGGCGTGAGGATGGGCGAAGACCTCTCCGAGAAGGAGATGGAGAAGACCCTGGAGCAGTTCGGCAAGCTGCAGGACCAGCTGGAGCTCAAGGGGGCCTGGGAGCTGGACGCCAAGCTGGACATGGCGATGGGCGCGCTGGACTGCCCGCCGCGCGACGCGAAGATCGGCCCGCTCTCCGGCGGCGAGAAGCGGCGGGTGGCGCTGTGCCAGCTGCTCCTGCAGCAGCCCGACGTCCTCCTCCTCGACGAACCCACCAACCACCTCGACGCCAGCAGCGTCGCGTGGCTGGAGCGTCACCTCCAAGAGTACCCCGGCACCGTCATCGCGGTCACCCACGACCGGTACTTCCTCGACAACGTCGCCACCTGGATGCTGGAGATCGAGCACACGCGGTGCATCCCCTGGAAAGGCAACTACTCCAGCTGGCTCGAGCAGAAGGGCAAGCGGCTGGCCGTCGCCGAGAAGCAGGACAAGCGGCTGCAGGCGCAGCTGAAGAAGGAGCAGGCCTGGATCGGCACCTCCCCCGCCGGGCGGCAGGCCAAGAACAAGGCCCGGATCCAGCGCTTCGAGGAGCTCTACGAGAAGGCGAAGAAGCCCAAGGCCTCCGAGGTGCGGCTCTACCTCGCTCCGGGCCCGCGGCTGGGGAGCAAGGTCATCGAGGCCCGGCACGTGAGCAAGCGCTACGGCGACAAGGTGCTGCTCGACGACGTGAGCTTCAGCCTGCCGCCGGGCGGCATCGTCGGCGTCATCGGCCCCAACGGAGCCGGCAAGACCACGCTCATGAAGATGATCATGGGCACCGAGACGCCCGACAGCGGGACGCTGGAGATCGGCGAGACGGTCGAGCTGGCCTTCGTCGAGCAGATGCGCGAGGGCCTCAAGGACGACGTGAACGTTTGGGAATCGATCACCGACGGGGCCGAGACGCTGAAGATCGGCGACCTGGAGATGAACTCGCGGGCCTACGTCGCCCGCTTCAACTTCTCCGGCCCCGACCAGCAGCAGATGGTCCACAGCCTCTCCGGCGGCCAGCGGAACCGGGTGAACCTCGCCCGCATGCTCACCCGCGAGTTCAACGTCCTCTTGCTCGACGAGCCCACCAACGACCTGGACGTCGACACGATCCGGGCCTTGGAGGAGGCTCTGGACGACTTCCCGGGCTGCTGCGTGTGCGTGAGCCACGACCGGTGGTTCCTCGACCGCGTCGCCACCCACATCCTCGCCTTCGAGGGCGAGGGCAAGGTCCGCTTCTTCCAGGGGAACTACCAGCAGTACGCCGCCCACCCGGACACCCCGAACATCGGGGCGGACCCGAACCAGCGGCACAAGAAGCTGGTGCGCTGAGCGGCCGGCGAGAGGTCGTGCCCGAGGCGAGTCCTCGCGGGCCCGTGCGCAGGCCTCCGGCCTTCCGCCCCGGGTGCCGGGCCGCCGTGCGGCACGGAGCCGCCGGGATCCGCCGCCGGGCCGCCCCGCCTCGTGCCGGCACGCTCGCGCAGGTTCAGAGCGTCGCGCCGAGCAGGCGGCCGCCGTCGCGCCTTACGGCGGCTTCGTCGCCGGCGAGGACCAGCGTGGTGCTGCTGTGGCAGCGGTTCTCGACGCCGCCGACCTCGACGGCGGGATCGTGGTGCTCCATCTCTCCGAAGGGGCCGTAGGTGAGGTCGTCGTTGTACGCCTGCAGGCAGTCGCCGCCGCCGCGCACGCCGGCGTCGGCGCTCCGCGGGACGTCGCAGTAGCGCTCGCCGGGCAGCGTCGGGAAGAAGCGGAGCAGCAGCACGGCCCGGCCGTCGCCCAGCGGGCGGAGGTAGCCCATCCGGCCGGTGGTGTCTTCGGCCCGGAGGCCCATCTTGATCCGACGCCTCGCGTCGATCACGAAGCGGACGGCGTCGGCGTCGGCCTTCACGTGGTCGTCGCCGAAGGGGTCGTAGTAGCGGGTGACGTCGTCGGCGACGCTCAGCGGGCGGACCGTGGGGCAGACGAGCGTGCCGCCGGGCGGGACCTGGGCGATGCTCCACGAGCTGGCGACGACGCCCTCCTCGCCGCCGAGCGCGGTGAGCCGGTGGTCGACGGCGTAGGCGACGGCGGACACCCCCGCGGACAGCGACGGCGGCGGATCGATCAGGCGGACGGTCCGCTCGGCCTCCAGGCGGATCTTGCGGCCGTCGCGGGCGTCGGTCAGGCCCATCGTCGCGTGAAGCGTGACGCTGCCGGCGTCGGCCTCCCCCACGCCCCACCTGCCCGGGTCGAGCTGCGGGGGCGTGGCCGCGTGCTTCACCGGGTCCTCGCGGGCGGCCTGGAGCGAGGGCCAGAACCAGGCGACCTCCGGCCCGAGCCAGAAGCGGTCGCCGCCGCAGAGCTCGCCGGCGTCGTCGTCGGCCAGGTAGAGAGCGTCGGCCGACCCGTCGCCGGCGTCGGCCGCCATCACCCGGGCGCCACGCTCGCACACCGCGAGCCTCGCCGCCCCACGCCGCAGCGTCCGCCCCCCCTGCTTCTCGTCGCGCAGCCGCGCCGCCACCTCATCGAAGTCGTGCATCGTCGCACAGTAAAGCCGACGCCTCCGCCGCCCGGCTCGGCCCACCCCGCGGTGGGTCCCGGCGTTTTGCCGCCTCCGGTACCGTCCCGCTCCGTCGAGTCCGCTCCGCGTCACCCCAAACCCAAAGCCTCATGCTCTCCACACCCTTCGAGAAGTTCCACGAGCAGCACGGCGCCAAGATGGTCGACTTCGCCGGCTGGCGGATGCCCCTGCACTACGGCTCGATCACGGCGGAGCACAAGCAGTGCCGGCAGAGCGGGGCCCTCTTCGACGTCTCCCACATGGGGCGGATCGAGATCAAGGGGCGGCACGCCCGCAAGTTCTGCGAGCGGGTGCTGACGCGCAAGGTCAGCGACATGCCCGTGAAGACCGCCCGCTACGCCCTGATCTGCAACGAAGCCGGCGGCGTGATGGACGACGTGCTGGTCTACCGCTTCGAGGACCACTTCCTGCTGGTGGTCAACGCGAGCAACCGGCAGAAGGTGCTCGACCACCTGCACCGCACCGCCGAAGCCGAGTCGATGGTCGTCCGCATCGGCGACGTGACGAAGAGCACGGCGATGATCGCCGTGCAGGGGCCCCGGGTGATGGAGAAGATCGGCGGCTTCTCCAAGGAGATCCCCACGCTGAAGCGTTACGCCTTCACCACCAAGAACCTGATGATCCTCAAGATGCACGTCTCGCGGACCGGGTACACCGGGGAGGACGGCGTGGAGATCATGATGGGTGCGAACATGGCCGGGATGGCGATCAAGCTGCTGCTCAAGGACGCCGGCGAGGCGGATGCGCTCGTGAAGCCGGCCGGCCTCGGCGCCCGCGACACCCTCCGCCTGGAGGCCGGCATGCCGCTCTATGGGCACGAGCTCAGCGAGGAGACCGACCCGCTCTCGGCCGGGCTCGGCTTCGGCGTCTCGCTCGACAAGGATCAACCGGTGGACGGCCAGCCGCCCGTGCCGCGCTTCATCGGGCAGGACAGCCTGGAGCAGATCCACCAAGACGGGCCCGCCAAGAGGCTCGTCGGGCTGCTCGTCGAGGGCCCGCGGACGCCGCGGCAGGACGCCGCGGTGCTGCGGGACGCGGCGCCCGTCGGGCTCGTGACGTCGGGCTGCCACAGCCCGACGCTCGACCGGCCGATCGCCATGGCGTACGTGGACGCGTCCGCGGCCGGGGAGGGGACGCGGCTGGCGGTGCGGATCGGCGCCGAAGGCGAGGCGCCCGCAACGGTCACGGCGCTGCCGTTCGTGCGCCGCGGCTGAGCCGACGACGCGGGCCGCGCGGAGGACGCTCCGGTTTGCAGCCTTTAGAGCATCGTGCGCAGTTTTCCGATCGGCCTGCGTCCGCGCGTCGTGTTCCTCGTGAGGAGGCGAAGCAGCCCTGCCCCTGCAGGGCGATGCAGCCGACGAAGCGAGGGGCACGACTCGCCCGCAGAGGCGATCGGAAAATTGCGCGCGGTGCGCTAGGCCCAGGCGGTCGGCTGGCCGTCGAGGCGCCCGGTCCGGGTCCCGTGCCGGCGAGCCCAGGTGATGAGCGCCAGGACCGCCGCGGCGCAGCCGAGCAGCCCCAGGGCGACCGCGCCGCCGTAGACGCCGACGAAGCCGTCCTTGAGCCGCTGGACCGGGACCGTGCCGATCGCGATGACGCGTGGCCGCTCCGCCGCCGGCCCGATGGTGCCCTCGGCCACGTTCCCGGCCCGGCCCGGCTCGACGACCTCGAGCCGGTACCGCCCCGCCGAGGGGGCCGAAGCGGACACCAGCGAGTGCCCGGCCCGGCCGTCGGTGCGGTACACGATGGTGCTCTGCGTGGGGACCAGCTCGACCCCGACCCAGGCGGCGGGCTCCCCGGGCTCCAGACGCTCCAACGCCAGCTCCGGCTCCCACGTCGTCTCGGTGGCGAAGGCCTGCGGGCCGACGGTGGTCACCGGCTCGTAGAAGAAGTGGACCTCGCCGGGCGTTTCGAGGCGGAACTCGGCGGCGGGCGAAGCGCCCCAGAGCGCCACCCGCTGCAGGCCCTCGACGCCCGCGGACACCGCCCTCATCGCGGGAACGACCGCGGCGACGAACAGCGCCAGCCCCACCGCGAGCAGCGCCAACGCGGTCCAGTAGCCCAGGCGGCCCGGTCTGTCGGCTTGCTCAGGCATCGCCGAACAGCGTAGAAGCCCCGCCACGCGGGCCCGCCTCGCGGTCCAGCAGCCACCGCTTCATCGCCAACCCCGCGGCGAAGCCCGTCAGCGCGCCGCCCCGGCCGAGGACCCGGTGGCACGGGACGACGACCAGCCACGGGTTCGCCCCGAGCGCCGCCCCGACCGCCCGCGCGGCCGCCGGCCGGCCCAGACGCGACGCGAGCTCGCCGTAGGTGATCGTCTGGCCGTGCGGGACCTCCCGCGTGGCCGCCCAGACCTCGCGCTGAAAGGCCGTGCCACGCGTCGCCAGCTCCCACCCGCCGAAACCGCGGACCGAGCCCCGGAAGAAGCCGCGGAGGTCGCGGTCCGCGGAAAGCATCGCCACGCGGTCGGTGCTCTCCACCGCTCCCGCCGGCCCCGCGGCGTCCGCCGTCGCCTCCCCCCGCGCCCGCGGCCGCACCGCCCAGATCCTCGCCGCCCGCACCTCGACCACCAGCCGCGGGATCGGTCCGCC from Phycisphaera mikurensis NBRC 102666 carries:
- the ettA gene encoding energy-dependent translational throttle protein EttA — translated: MPDETKIIYSMRNLNKVYDRKVILKDVNVSYFYGAKIGVLGLNGAGKSTLLKIIAGTDKKFEGEVQMQPGYTVGYLQQEPPLPDDATVEEVVNSAVQPIHDLMAEYDALGVRMGEDLSEKEMEKTLEQFGKLQDQLELKGAWELDAKLDMAMGALDCPPRDAKIGPLSGGEKRRVALCQLLLQQPDVLLLDEPTNHLDASSVAWLERHLQEYPGTVIAVTHDRYFLDNVATWMLEIEHTRCIPWKGNYSSWLEQKGKRLAVAEKQDKRLQAQLKKEQAWIGTSPAGRQAKNKARIQRFEELYEKAKKPKASEVRLYLAPGPRLGSKVIEARHVSKRYGDKVLLDDVSFSLPPGGIVGVIGPNGAGKTTLMKMIMGTETPDSGTLEIGETVELAFVEQMREGLKDDVNVWESITDGAETLKIGDLEMNSRAYVARFNFSGPDQQQMVHSLSGGQRNRVNLARMLTREFNVLLLDEPTNDLDVDTIRALEEALDDFPGCCVCVSHDRWFLDRVATHILAFEGEGKVRFFQGNYQQYAAHPDTPNIGADPNQRHKKLVR
- a CDS encoding DUF6786 family protein, with translation MHDFDEVAARLRDEKQGGRTLRRGAARLAVCERGARVMAADAGDGSADALYLADDDAGELCGGDRFWLGPEVAWFWPSLQAAREDPVKHAATPPQLDPGRWGVGEADAGSVTLHATMGLTDARDGRKIRLEAERTVRLIDPPPSLSAGVSAVAYAVDHRLTALGGEEGVVASSWSIAQVPPGGTLVCPTVRPLSVADDVTRYYDPFGDDHVKADADAVRFVIDARRRIKMGLRAEDTTGRMGYLRPLGDGRAVLLLRFFPTLPGERYCDVPRSADAGVRGGGDCLQAYNDDLTYGPFGEMEHHDPAVEVGGVENRCHSSTTLVLAGDEAAVRRDGGRLLGATL
- the gcvT gene encoding glycine cleavage system aminomethyltransferase GcvT; the protein is MLSTPFEKFHEQHGAKMVDFAGWRMPLHYGSITAEHKQCRQSGALFDVSHMGRIEIKGRHARKFCERVLTRKVSDMPVKTARYALICNEAGGVMDDVLVYRFEDHFLLVVNASNRQKVLDHLHRTAEAESMVVRIGDVTKSTAMIAVQGPRVMEKIGGFSKEIPTLKRYAFTTKNLMILKMHVSRTGYTGEDGVEIMMGANMAGMAIKLLLKDAGEADALVKPAGLGARDTLRLEAGMPLYGHELSEETDPLSAGLGFGVSLDKDQPVDGQPPVPRFIGQDSLEQIHQDGPAKRLVGLLVEGPRTPRQDAAVLRDAAPVGLVTSGCHSPTLDRPIAMAYVDASAAGEGTRLAVRIGAEGEAPATVTALPFVRRG
- a CDS encoding methylated-DNA--[protein]-cysteine S-methyltransferase gives rise to the protein MDDLRCGVATGGPIPRLVVEVRAARIWAVRPRARGEATADAAGPAGAVESTDRVAMLSADRDLRGFFRGSVRGFGGWELATRGTAFQREVWAATREVPHGQTITYGELASRLGRPAAARAVGAALGANPWLVVVPCHRVLGRGGALTGFAAGLAMKRWLLDREAGPRGGASTLFGDA